One genomic window of Anoplolepis gracilipes chromosome 5, ASM4749672v1, whole genome shotgun sequence includes the following:
- the Dnapol-alpha73 gene encoding DNA polymerase alpha subunit B, whose translation MEKKDSLRNLFQDLGCKVESDAILDKCFELCEAYDVDVEKLTELWLTFCVNNNNDIDPTLDTLVNMENAVLKKDYKLHGLIMENDINKKQSTMDKQGFSGERDTENDDMLSMYGCVETKPPKRTRSPEIDTNVQTGKTKIPECSLSSANYAENSNTPSQRNVTDKGKILLSAGETVASWKRTGDYEVEITKSDEPHVPSDARYMYEILSKQGHLLTLMGQNLGNRLFKTWSATTAETGNVAAEVRYVKNVRSVNQTYFRTFGRINAKKESANTVTLEGCTRRRGVSMADSIDLDFRNLKQYSVFSGQIVAVEATNPVGDALYVKKIFAKAYAPSASAPRLESKINIFVAAGPFTASSNTLYQPLWDLMEKIASEEPHVLILVGPFLEYTHSEVQNNLIRDTHQEFFEKILTRIMESTRKSTQVVLVASNRDAHHEPIFPTPQYTVFNKKLQNYRNLKLMPDPCILDVAGLKVGVTSVDVIKHIGKEEISNVTGDRLGRLADHVLAQTCFYPVYPPSEDLNVDTDLWEKHAFFDQQPHVLILPSDMRSYCKVINECVTLNPERMYKHAYARLSVKPAFDDKWSSSNISYEIVRV comes from the exons ATGGAAAAGAAAGATTCTCTACGGAATTTGTTCCAAGATTTGGGTTGTAAAGTCGAAAGTGATGCCATTCTCGACAAAT GTTTCGAGCTTTGTGAAGCTTACGATGTGGATGTGGAGAAGCTTACAGAATTGTGGCTTACTTTTTGTGTCAATAACAACAACGACATTGATCCTACTCTTGACACTCTCGTTAACATGGAAAATGCAGTCTTGAAAAAGGATTACAAATTGCATGGTTTAATCAtggaaaatgatataaataaaaaacaaagtacAATGGATAAACAAGGATTTAGCGGAGAGAGAGATAC TGAAAACGATGATATGCTTAGCATGTATGGCTGTGTTGAAACCAAACCACCAAAG CGTACGCGTAGTCCAGAGATTGATACGAATGTTCAGACAGGTAAAACAAAAATTCCAGAGTGTTCGCTTTCTTCAGCTAACTACGCCGAAAACTC AAATACACCGAGTCAGCGTAATGTGACGGACAAGGGAAAGATTCTGCTCTCCGCCGGCGAGACCGTCGCGTCGTGGAAGAGGACAGGAGATTACGAAGTCGAAATCACGAAGTCCGACGAACCCCACGTTCCCAGCGACGCAAGGTATATGTACGAGATCCTGTCAAAACAGGGACATCTTCTCACGTTGATGGGTCAGAATTTGGGCAATAGGCTGTTCAAAACGTGGTCAGCAACGACGGCAGAGACCGGTAACGTCGCTGCCGAAGTACGTTACGTGAAGAACGTACGGAGCGTGAATCAGACGTACTTCCGGACGTTCGGTCGCATCAACGCGAAGAAGGAATCCGCGAACACAGTGACGTTGGAGGGTTGCACGAGACGGAGGGGCGTTTCAATGGCCGACTCGATCGATCTGGACTTTCGCAATCTGAAACAGTACTCGGTATTCTCGGGGCAGATTGTAGCGGTCGAGGCAACTAATCCGGTAGGCGATGCATTATACGTCAAAAAGATATTCGCGAAGGCGTACGCGCCGTCCGCATCCGCGCCTAGACTCGAATCGAAAATTAACATCTTCGTCGCGGCGGGTCCGTTTACCGCGTCCAGTAACACGCTCTACCAGCCGTTGTGGGATTTGATGGAGAAGATCGCGTCGGAAGAACCGCATGTTTTGATACTCGTTGGACCTTTCCTCGAATATACGCACTCCGAAGTACAAAATAATCTCATTAGGGATACGCATCAAGAATTCTTTGAGAAGATTCTCACGAGGATAATGGAATCTACAAG GAAGAGCACGCAAGTCGTGTTGGTAGCTTCTAATCGCGACGCACATCACGAACCTATATTTCCAACTCCTCAGTAtactgtttttaataaaaagttgcaaaattatCGGAATTTAAAACTGATGCCAGATCCTTGTATATTGGATGTTGCCGGCTTGAAGGTTGGAGTTACATCGGTCGACGTAATCAAACACATCGGCAAAGAAGAAATATC AAACGTAACAGGTGACAGACTCGGTCGTCTGGCTGATCATGTACTAGCTCAAACGTGCTTTTACCCTGTATATCCTCCATCCGAGGATTTAAACGTGGACACGGATTTATGGGAAAAGCATGCGTTTTTCGATCAGCAACCGCATGTGTTAATATTGCCATCCGACATGCGATCTTATTGCAAAGTGATCAACGAGTGCGTGACTTTGAATCCGGAACGCATGTACAAGCACGCTTATGCCAGATTGAGCGTAAAACCGGCTTTCGATGATAAATGGAGTTCCAGTAATATCTCGTATGAGATTGTCAGAGTTTGA